A genomic segment from Pseudomonas sp. S09G 359 encodes:
- the phoU gene encoding phosphate signaling complex protein PhoU has product MISKEGLTHHISAQFNAELEEVRSHLLAMGGLVEKQVNDAVTALIEADSGLAQQVREIDDQINQMERNIDEECLRILARRQPAASDLRLIISISKSVIDLERIGDEATKIARRAIQLCEEGEAPRGYVEVRHIGDQVRNMVRDALDAFARFDAELALSVAQYDKVIDREYKTALRELATYMMEDPRSISRVLSIIWVLRSLERIGDHARNISELVIYLVRGTDVRHMGLKRMKAEVEGSADQIPNVPGKPDDK; this is encoded by the coding sequence ATGATTAGCAAAGAAGGCCTTACCCACCACATCTCCGCGCAGTTCAACGCCGAGCTTGAGGAAGTGCGCAGCCACCTCCTGGCGATGGGCGGGCTGGTGGAGAAGCAAGTCAACGACGCCGTGACTGCGCTGATCGAGGCCGACTCGGGCCTGGCCCAGCAAGTGCGTGAGATCGATGACCAGATCAATCAGATGGAACGCAATATCGACGAAGAATGCCTGCGCATTCTCGCCCGTCGCCAGCCGGCGGCCTCCGACCTGCGTTTGATCATCAGCATTTCCAAGTCGGTGATCGACCTCGAGCGCATCGGCGACGAAGCCACCAAGATCGCCCGCCGCGCCATCCAGCTGTGCGAAGAAGGCGAAGCGCCGCGCGGTTACGTGGAAGTGCGCCACATCGGCGACCAGGTGCGCAACATGGTGCGCGATGCCCTCGATGCCTTTGCCCGCTTCGATGCCGAACTGGCCCTGTCGGTGGCGCAGTACGACAAGGTTATCGACCGCGAATACAAGACTGCCCTGCGTGAGCTGGCCACCTACATGATGGAAGACCCGCGCTCTATCTCGCGGGTCTTGAGCATTATCTGGGTGCTGCGTTCCCTGGAGCGCATCGGCGACCACGCGCGCAATATCTCGGAACTGGTGATCTACCTGGTTCGCGGTACCGACGTGCGGCACATGGGCCTCAAGCGCATGAAAGCCGAAGTTGAAGGCTCCGCCGACCAAATCCCTAATGTTCCAGGCAAACCTGACGATAAGTAA
- a CDS encoding ABC transporter permease subunit: MQDAGKPLMISMEEQNQVAMRVSDKGQALFFAVDTGAELKRVDLPLPAGTSVASIGEDQPGSPLVILGLSNGQSLVFRHTYKVSYPDGNKTITPAIEYPYGETPIVLDDAGRPLEHVALNATDSSLVVAGSAGSHLNVLTLSREENMMTGEVTSEQKRVDLPQMTEPVKAIFIDPRQQWLYVINGRALADVFSLRDKSLNGRYKLLEDGNAEVTASTQLVGGISLIVGNSKGGLAQWFMARDPDGEQRFKQIRTFQMGTAPIVEITAEERRKGFTALDASGQFGVFHSTAHRTLLVDPVVDGQGVFGMSPRANRVIVEAGGKLQPLLLDNPHPEVSWSALWSKVWYENYDEPKYVWQSTAANTDFEPKMSLAPLTFGTLKAAFYAMLLAAPLAVAAAIYTAYFMAPSLRRKVKPVIELMEAMPTVILGFFAGLFLAPYVEGHLPGIFSLLMLLPIGILVAGFVFSRLPESIRLRVPDGWESAILIPVILFVGWLSLYMSPYLETWFFGGDMRMWISHDLGITYDQRNALVVGLAMGFAVIPNIYSIAEDAVFSVPRGLTLGSLALGATPWQTMTRVVILTASPGIFSALMIGMGRAVGETMIVLMATGNTPVMEMNLFEGLRTLAANVAVEMPESEVGGSHYRVLFLSALVLLLFTFIMNTLAELIRQRLRKKYSSL; encoded by the coding sequence CTGCAGGACGCGGGCAAGCCGTTGATGATTTCGATGGAGGAGCAGAACCAGGTCGCCATGCGGGTTTCCGACAAGGGCCAGGCACTGTTTTTTGCCGTCGACACCGGCGCGGAACTCAAGCGTGTCGACCTGCCGCTTCCAGCCGGCACCAGCGTTGCCTCTATCGGTGAAGACCAGCCGGGCAGCCCGCTGGTGATCCTCGGTTTGTCCAATGGTCAGTCCCTGGTGTTCCGCCACACCTATAAGGTGTCATACCCGGACGGCAATAAAACCATTACCCCGGCCATCGAATACCCCTACGGCGAAACCCCGATCGTGCTCGACGACGCCGGTCGCCCACTGGAACACGTGGCCCTCAACGCCACCGATTCGTCCCTGGTGGTGGCAGGCTCGGCGGGTTCGCACTTGAATGTGCTGACCCTGAGCCGCGAAGAAAACATGATGACCGGCGAAGTCACCAGCGAGCAGAAGCGCGTCGACCTGCCGCAGATGACCGAACCGGTGAAGGCGATTTTCATCGACCCGCGCCAGCAGTGGCTGTATGTGATCAACGGTCGCGCCCTCGCTGATGTGTTCAGCCTGCGCGACAAGAGCCTCAACGGTCGATACAAATTGTTGGAAGATGGCAACGCCGAAGTCACCGCCAGCACCCAGCTGGTGGGCGGTATCTCGCTGATCGTGGGTAACTCCAAGGGTGGCCTGGCCCAGTGGTTCATGGCCCGTGACCCGGATGGCGAGCAGCGCTTCAAGCAGATCCGGACCTTCCAGATGGGCACTGCGCCTATCGTAGAAATCACCGCTGAAGAACGCCGCAAAGGCTTCACCGCCCTCGACGCTTCCGGCCAGTTCGGCGTGTTCCACAGCACCGCCCACCGCACCCTGCTGGTAGACCCGGTGGTCGACGGCCAGGGCGTGTTCGGCATGTCGCCACGGGCCAACCGGGTGATCGTCGAAGCCGGCGGCAAGCTGCAACCGCTGCTGCTCGACAACCCGCACCCGGAAGTGTCCTGGAGCGCGCTGTGGAGCAAGGTCTGGTACGAAAACTACGACGAACCTAAATACGTCTGGCAGTCGACCGCCGCCAACACCGACTTCGAACCCAAGATGAGCCTGGCCCCGCTGACCTTCGGTACCTTGAAGGCCGCGTTCTACGCCATGTTGCTGGCCGCACCGCTGGCCGTTGCCGCCGCGATCTACACCGCCTACTTCATGGCGCCGAGCCTGCGCCGCAAGGTCAAGCCGGTGATCGAACTGATGGAAGCGATGCCGACGGTGATCCTCGGCTTCTTCGCCGGCCTGTTCCTGGCGCCGTACGTGGAAGGGCACCTGCCGGGGATTTTCAGCCTGCTGATGCTGTTGCCGATTGGCATCCTGGTGGCCGGGTTTGTCTTCAGCCGCCTGCCTGAGTCCATCCGCCTGCGGGTACCGGATGGCTGGGAGAGCGCGATCCTGATCCCGGTGATCCTGTTTGTGGGCTGGCTCTCGCTGTACATGAGCCCGTACCTGGAAACCTGGTTCTTCGGCGGCGACATGCGCATGTGGATCTCCCACGACCTTGGCATCACCTACGACCAGCGCAACGCTCTGGTGGTCGGCCTGGCCATGGGTTTCGCGGTGATCCCGAACATCTACTCCATCGCCGAAGACGCCGTGTTCAGTGTGCCGCGCGGCCTGACCCTGGGCTCCCTGGCCCTGGGCGCCACGCCGTGGCAGACCATGACCCGTGTGGTGATCCTGACCGCCAGCCCGGGCATCTTCTCGGCCCTGATGATCGGCATGGGCCGCGCCGTCGGCGAAACCATGATCGTGCTGATGGCTACCGGTAACACCCCGGTGATGGAGATGAACCTGTTCGAAGGCCTGCGCACCCTGGCGGCCAACGTCGCGGTGGAAATGCCCGAGTCGGAAGTGGGCGGCAGTCACTACCGCGTGCTGTTCCTCTCGGCGCTGGTGCTGCTGTTGTTCACCTTCATCATGAACACCCTCGCCGAGCTGATCCGTCAGCGTCTGCGCAAGAAATACTCGTCGCTTTAA
- the phoR gene encoding phosphate regulon sensor histidine kinase PhoR has product MNQNWHGTLIRHMLLLITGCLLVGLVSGYYGWSLAIGIALYLGWTLKQLLRLHEWLRQHKPDEAPPDGYGLWGEVFDSIYHLQRRDQRVRGRLQAVIDRVQESTAALKDAVIMLDSDGNLEWWNRAAETLLGLKTPQDSGQPVTNLVRHPRFKEYFEQDNYEEALEIPSPTNDRVRIQLYLTRYGNNEHLMLVRDVTRIHQLEQMRKDFVANVSHELRTPLTVICGYLETLLDNVDEINPRWSRALQQMQQQGSRMQTLLNDLLLLAKLEATDYPSDNHPVAVQSLLQTIKNDAQALSGQRGQQITLEADPSVLLKGSEGELRSAFSNLVFNAVKYTQDKGNIRIRWWADEQGAHLSVQDSGIGIDAKHLPRLTERFYRVDSSRNSNTGGTGLGLAIVKHVLLRHRARLEISSVLGHGSTFTCHFPPAQVSRSRAIGTDE; this is encoded by the coding sequence GTGAACCAGAACTGGCATGGCACCCTGATCCGCCACATGCTTTTGCTGATCACCGGCTGCCTGTTGGTCGGGCTGGTCAGCGGGTATTACGGCTGGAGCCTGGCCATCGGCATCGCCCTGTACCTGGGTTGGACCCTCAAGCAACTGCTGCGCCTGCATGAATGGCTGCGCCAGCATAAACCCGACGAAGCGCCACCCGATGGCTACGGCCTGTGGGGCGAGGTGTTCGACAGCATCTACCACCTGCAACGCCGCGACCAACGGGTGCGCGGGCGCCTGCAAGCGGTGATCGACCGGGTGCAGGAGTCCACCGCCGCGCTCAAGGATGCGGTGATCATGCTCGACAGCGACGGCAACCTGGAATGGTGGAACCGCGCAGCCGAGACCCTGCTGGGCCTCAAGACGCCCCAGGACAGCGGCCAGCCGGTGACCAACCTGGTGCGCCACCCGCGCTTCAAGGAGTACTTCGAGCAGGACAACTACGAAGAAGCCCTGGAAATCCCTTCGCCCACCAATGACCGCGTGCGCATCCAGCTGTACCTGACGCGCTACGGTAACAACGAACACCTGATGCTGGTGCGCGACGTCACCCGCATCCACCAGCTCGAGCAGATGCGCAAAGACTTCGTCGCCAACGTCTCCCACGAACTGCGCACGCCCTTGACGGTGATCTGCGGTTACCTGGAAACCCTGCTGGACAACGTTGACGAGATCAACCCGCGCTGGAGCCGTGCCCTGCAGCAGATGCAGCAGCAGGGCTCGCGCATGCAAACCCTGCTCAACGACTTGCTGTTGCTGGCCAAGCTGGAGGCCACCGACTACCCATCGGACAACCACCCGGTGGCCGTACAGAGCCTGTTGCAGACCATCAAGAATGACGCCCAGGCCCTTTCCGGCCAACGCGGGCAGCAGATCACCCTGGAAGCCGACCCGTCGGTGCTGCTCAAAGGCAGCGAAGGCGAATTGCGCAGCGCGTTTTCCAACCTGGTGTTCAATGCCGTGAAATACACCCAGGACAAGGGCAATATTCGCATCCGTTGGTGGGCCGACGAGCAAGGCGCGCACCTGAGCGTGCAGGACTCCGGCATCGGCATCGACGCCAAGCACCTACCACGTCTGACCGAACGCTTCTACCGCGTCGACTCCAGCCGTAACTCCAACACCGGCGGCACCGGGCTGGGCCTGGCCATCGTCAAGCATGTGCTGTTGCGCCACCGCGCCCGCCTGGAAATCAGCAGCGTGCTGGGCCATGGCAGCACCTTTACCTGCCATTTCCCGCCGGCGCAGGTGAGCCGTTCGCGGGCAATCGGTACGGACGAATAA
- the pstB gene encoding phosphate ABC transporter ATP-binding protein PstB has translation MQHETQSHGINMSALGRNKQSLSLAEETVAIEVPGLSLYYGEKQALFDVSMNIPKQRVTAFIGPSGCGKSTLLRTFNRMNDLVDGCRVDGAINLYGTNIYRKGEDVAELRRRVGMVFQKPNPFPKTIYENVVYGLRIQGINKKRILDEAVEWALKGAALWDEVKDRLHDSALGLSGGQQQRLVIARTIAVEPEVLLLDEPCSALDPISTLKVEELIYELKSKFTIVIVTHNMQQAARVSDYTAFMYMGKLVEFGDTDTLFTNPAKKQTEDYITGRYG, from the coding sequence ATGCAACATGAAACCCAATCCCACGGCATCAACATGTCTGCCCTGGGTCGCAACAAGCAGAGCCTGAGCCTGGCCGAAGAAACCGTGGCCATCGAAGTACCGGGCCTGAGCCTGTACTACGGTGAAAAGCAGGCGCTGTTCGACGTCAGCATGAACATTCCCAAGCAGCGCGTAACGGCCTTTATCGGCCCGTCGGGCTGCGGCAAGTCCACGCTGCTGCGTACCTTCAACCGCATGAACGACCTGGTGGACGGCTGCCGCGTCGACGGCGCCATCAACCTCTACGGCACCAACATCTATCGCAAGGGCGAAGACGTGGCCGAGCTGCGTCGCCGTGTGGGCATGGTGTTCCAGAAGCCTAACCCGTTCCCCAAGACCATCTACGAAAACGTGGTCTACGGCCTGCGCATCCAGGGCATCAACAAGAAGCGCATCCTCGACGAAGCCGTGGAGTGGGCCCTCAAGGGCGCGGCGCTGTGGGATGAGGTCAAGGACCGCCTGCATGATTCGGCACTCGGCTTGTCCGGCGGTCAGCAGCAGCGCCTGGTGATCGCGCGTACCATCGCGGTGGAGCCGGAAGTGCTGCTGCTCGATGAGCCCTGCTCGGCACTCGACCCGATCTCGACGCTCAAGGTCGAAGAGCTGATCTACGAGCTCAAGTCCAAGTTCACCATCGTCATCGTGACCCACAACATGCAGCAAGCGGCGCGGGTTTCCGACTACACCGCGTTCATGTACATGGGCAAGCTGGTGGAATTCGGCGATACCGATACCCTGTTCACTAATCCGGCGAAGAAGCAGACCGAAGACTACATCACCGGTCGCTACGGCTAG
- a CDS encoding hemolysin family protein has protein sequence MDPSPGITLATLFADFGMILFALILVLLNGFFVAAEFAMVKLRSTRVEAIAHTNGWRGQILRTVHSQLDAYLSACQLGITLASLGLGWVGEPAFAHILEPLLAAVGVESPEVIKGVSFFAAFFVISYLHIVVGELAPKSWAIRKPELLSLWTAVPLYLFYWAMYPAIYLLNASANAILRIAGQGEPGPHHEHHYSREELKLILHSSRGQDPSDQGMRVLASAVEMGELEVVDWANSREDLVTLDFNAPLKEILALFRRHKFSRYPVYDAVRNEFVGLLHIKDLLLELAALDHIPESFNLAELTRPLERVSRHMPLSQLLEQFRKGGAHFALVEEADGKIIGYLTMEDVLEVLVGDIQDEHRKAERGILAYQPGKLLVRGDTPLFKVERLLGVDLDHIEAETLAGLIYDTLKRVPEEEEVLEVEGLRIIIKKMKGPKIVLAKVLLLD, from the coding sequence ATGGACCCTTCCCCTGGTATCACCCTCGCCACACTCTTTGCCGACTTCGGCATGATTCTTTTTGCACTGATCCTGGTACTGCTCAACGGTTTCTTCGTTGCTGCGGAATTCGCCATGGTCAAACTACGCTCCACCCGGGTCGAGGCCATCGCCCATACCAACGGCTGGCGCGGGCAGATCCTGCGCACCGTGCACAGCCAGCTCGACGCCTACCTGTCGGCCTGCCAGCTGGGTATCACCCTCGCCTCCCTGGGCCTGGGCTGGGTCGGTGAGCCGGCGTTTGCACACATCCTCGAGCCGCTGCTGGCCGCCGTGGGCGTCGAGTCGCCGGAAGTGATCAAGGGCGTGTCGTTCTTCGCCGCCTTCTTCGTGATCTCGTACCTGCACATCGTGGTCGGTGAGCTGGCGCCCAAATCCTGGGCGATCCGCAAACCCGAGCTGCTGTCGCTGTGGACGGCGGTGCCGCTGTACCTGTTCTACTGGGCCATGTACCCGGCGATCTACCTGCTCAACGCCAGCGCCAACGCGATCCTGCGTATCGCCGGCCAAGGCGAGCCTGGCCCGCACCACGAGCACCATTACAGCCGTGAAGAACTCAAGCTGATCCTGCACTCCAGCCGTGGCCAGGACCCGAGCGACCAAGGCATGCGCGTGCTGGCCTCGGCCGTGGAGATGGGCGAGTTGGAAGTGGTCGACTGGGCCAACTCCCGGGAAGACCTGGTAACCCTCGACTTCAACGCCCCGCTCAAGGAAATCCTCGCGCTGTTCCGCCGCCATAAGTTCAGCCGTTACCCGGTGTACGACGCGGTGCGCAATGAATTCGTGGGCCTGTTGCACATCAAGGACCTGCTGCTGGAACTGGCGGCCCTGGACCACATCCCCGAGTCGTTCAACCTGGCCGAACTGACCCGCCCGCTGGAGCGCGTGTCGCGGCATATGCCGCTATCGCAGCTGCTGGAGCAGTTCCGCAAAGGTGGCGCGCATTTCGCCCTGGTGGAAGAAGCCGACGGCAAGATCATCGGCTACCTGACCATGGAAGACGTGCTCGAAGTGCTGGTGGGCGACATCCAGGACGAACACCGCAAGGCCGAGCGCGGCATCCTCGCCTATCAGCCGGGCAAGCTGCTGGTGCGTGGTGACACGCCGCTGTTCAAGGTGGAACGCCTGCTGGGCGTCGACCTGGACCACATCGAAGCGGAAACCCTGGCTGGCTTGATCTACGACACCCTCAAGCGCGTGCCGGAAGAGGAAGAAGTGCTGGAAGTCGAAGGCCTGCGGATCATCATCAAGAAGATGAAAGGGCCAAAGATCGTGTTGGCCAAGGTCTTGTTGCTGGATTGA
- a CDS encoding response regulator, producing the protein MSKVSVLVVDDASFIRDLVKKCLRNYFPGIKLEDAVNGKKAQAILMRETFDLVLCDWEMPEMSGLELLTWCREQPHLKAMPFVMVTSRGDKENVVQAIQAGVSGYVSKPFTNEQLLNKVKQALHKIGRLDALVASAPTKMNSAFGNDSLSALTGGKPEAVRAAPVAAAAAPAPSKGLLNSPAVQAPSAAPAGGRGQGQLRLSSGTQQCVIKALSIKEALLVVRRGEVLPQVLESAVLDLEQGDNAEVARLNGYLHAVVAFEPKPDSDWLQLTFRFIDQDAQKLDYISRLIARGTAQKHFVPGA; encoded by the coding sequence ATGAGTAAAGTCAGTGTATTGGTGGTGGATGACGCCTCGTTTATCCGCGACCTGGTGAAGAAGTGCCTGCGCAACTACTTCCCCGGGATCAAGCTTGAAGATGCGGTGAACGGTAAAAAGGCCCAGGCCATCCTGATGCGCGAGACCTTCGACCTGGTGCTGTGCGACTGGGAAATGCCGGAGATGTCCGGCCTGGAGCTGCTGACCTGGTGCCGTGAGCAACCGCACCTCAAGGCCATGCCGTTCGTGATGGTGACCAGCCGTGGCGACAAGGAAAACGTAGTCCAGGCCATCCAGGCCGGGGTTTCCGGCTACGTGAGCAAGCCGTTCACCAACGAGCAGTTGCTGAACAAGGTCAAGCAGGCCCTGCACAAGATCGGCCGCCTCGACGCCCTGGTGGCCAGCGCGCCGACCAAGATGAACTCGGCCTTCGGCAACGACTCCCTCAGCGCCCTGACCGGCGGCAAGCCTGAAGCCGTGCGTGCCGCCCCGGTGGCGGCGGCTGCAGCGCCTGCGCCGAGCAAAGGCCTGCTCAACAGCCCAGCGGTACAAGCCCCGTCCGCCGCGCCGGCTGGCGGTCGTGGCCAGGGCCAGCTGCGCCTGTCCAGCGGCACCCAGCAATGCGTGATCAAGGCGCTGAGCATCAAGGAGGCGCTGTTGGTGGTGCGTCGCGGCGAGGTCCTGCCTCAGGTACTGGAAAGCGCCGTGCTCGACCTTGAGCAAGGCGACAACGCCGAAGTTGCGCGCCTCAACGGCTACCTGCACGCCGTCGTCGCCTTCGAGCCCAAGCCGGACAGCGACTGGCTGCAACTGACCTTCCGGTTCATCGACCAGGATGCGCAGAAGCTGGACTACATCTCCCGCCTGATCGCACGCGGCACGGCACAGAAGCATTTTGTGCCGGGTGCGTGA
- a CDS encoding helix-turn-helix domain-containing protein: MTNQKVYGERFSSVWDALEDTPPQAANMRLRSKLLLELCQTIRSWELSQKAAAQRLGISQPRLNDVLTGKIDKLSLDALVNLSAAAQMNVDICFNGLPA, translated from the coding sequence ATGACCAATCAAAAAGTTTACGGTGAACGTTTCAGCAGTGTCTGGGATGCGCTGGAAGATACACCCCCACAAGCCGCCAATATGCGCCTGCGCTCCAAGTTGCTCCTGGAACTGTGCCAAACCATCCGCAGCTGGGAGCTGTCTCAAAAAGCGGCGGCACAACGACTCGGCATCAGCCAGCCGCGTCTTAACGACGTCCTCACTGGCAAGATCGACAAGCTCTCGCTGGATGCCTTGGTCAATTTGTCGGCCGCTGCACAGATGAACGTGGATATTTGTTTCAACGGGCTGCCAGCGTAG
- a CDS encoding type II toxin-antitoxin system RelE/ParE family toxin gives MPRHKDVVFLGSSLKDLKTFPLDARRAAGFQLDLLQQGEQPFDCKPMKTIGRGVSEIRIAEESGAFRVFYVVNRPEAVYVLHALRKTTQKTEGRDIELARARLQELG, from the coding sequence ATGCCAAGGCACAAGGATGTGGTGTTTCTAGGAAGCTCGCTCAAGGATCTCAAGACGTTCCCACTCGATGCCCGCAGGGCCGCCGGTTTTCAGTTGGATCTGTTGCAACAGGGCGAACAGCCTTTTGATTGCAAGCCGATGAAAACCATTGGCAGGGGCGTTAGTGAGATTCGCATCGCTGAGGAGTCGGGAGCGTTTCGAGTGTTCTATGTGGTCAATCGGCCTGAGGCTGTTTACGTGCTGCACGCGCTGCGCAAAACCACACAGAAAACCGAAGGGCGGGATATCGAACTGGCTCGCGCCAGATTGCAGGAGTTAGGGTAA
- a CDS encoding M23 family metallopeptidase — MLLRLLLCCMLATIAPSALAMTLYKSTDANGVVFFSDRQTPGAQAFVIQERRVEPVRPPLLQRPPASYPRQAYRYPLPWRGGPFRLSQGPNGSFSHTDAKSRYAMDIAMPEGTPIIAARSGVVVKTENEQIGRGNDASGNFVRVQHDDGTQGVYLHLKQGSVNVRVGQRVAVGSPLGLSGNTGNSSGPHLHFVVQQSTAAGLVSIPYEFNQPVGVLPNFALGN; from the coding sequence ATGCTTTTACGCCTATTGCTGTGCTGCATGTTGGCCACGATCGCCCCCTCGGCCCTGGCCATGACCCTCTATAAATCCACCGATGCCAACGGCGTGGTGTTTTTCAGCGACCGGCAAACCCCCGGTGCCCAGGCGTTCGTGATCCAGGAGCGCAGGGTCGAGCCGGTACGACCACCGCTGCTCCAAAGGCCGCCCGCTAGTTATCCACGGCAAGCCTACCGCTACCCGCTGCCCTGGCGCGGCGGGCCGTTCCGCCTGAGCCAAGGGCCCAACGGCAGCTTCAGCCACACCGATGCCAAGAGCCGCTACGCCATGGATATCGCCATGCCCGAAGGCACGCCGATCATTGCGGCGCGTAGCGGGGTGGTGGTCAAGACCGAGAATGAACAGATTGGGCGTGGCAATGATGCGTCGGGAAATTTCGTGCGGGTGCAGCACGATGACGGAACCCAAGGTGTGTACCTGCACCTCAAGCAAGGCTCGGTCAACGTGAGGGTCGGGCAGCGTGTGGCGGTGGGGAGCCCGCTGGGTCTGTCGGGCAATACCGGCAACAGCAGCGGGCCGCATCTGCACTTTGTGGTGCAGCAGAGTACCGCGGCCGGGCTGGTATCGATTCCGTATGAATTCAACCAGCCCGTGGGGGTATTGCCCAACTTTGCGTTGGGCAATTGA
- the pstA gene encoding phosphate ABC transporter permease PstA → MKQNSLNGWFKSGAPGVWISGGAVSIAVIMTIGLLAVIAVRGLGHFWPADLIQANYNVPGQENHIVIGEVVQKEEVPRERLKSAGLPVPDQGPEFMTRELIKVGNRDLNGNDFTWIVGEWLKDQTTPKNLMAIERREWGNFYGTLVNVKQDGKVIAEGEAAWPELQARVDRVNKLAAQLKSLEKTDIGAINAGLERIRLHGRKLELEGKLDAAAQADMDADRAELNARYQDIEARLTDLHTQFNRDALTARDGNGKEIEIGIGKVVHAYQPNAMGTMTKIGFYFSKVWEFLSDDPREANTEGGIFPAIFGTVMMTLIMAMIVTPFGVLAAVYLREYAKQNALTRIIRIAVNNLAGVPAIVYGVFGLGFFVYVLGGSVDRLFFAEALPAPTFGTPGLLWASLTLALLAVPVVIVATEEGLARIPRTVREGSLALGATKAETLWKIVLPMASPAMMTGMILAVARAAGEVAPLMLVGVVKLAPSLPLDGNYPYLHLDQKIMHLGFHIYDVGFQSPNVEAARPLVYATALLLVLVIATLNLSAVWIRNHLREKYKALDS, encoded by the coding sequence GTGAAACAGAACTCCCTGAATGGATGGTTCAAGAGCGGCGCCCCAGGCGTCTGGATCAGCGGTGGCGCGGTGTCCATCGCGGTCATCATGACCATTGGTTTGCTGGCCGTGATTGCCGTGCGTGGCCTGGGCCACTTCTGGCCAGCCGACCTGATCCAGGCCAACTACAACGTGCCGGGTCAGGAAAACCATATCGTCATCGGCGAAGTGGTACAGAAAGAAGAAGTACCCCGCGAGCGTCTGAAAAGCGCGGGCCTGCCCGTGCCGGACCAAGGCCCGGAATTCATGACCCGCGAGCTGATCAAGGTCGGCAACCGCGACTTGAACGGCAACGACTTCACCTGGATCGTCGGCGAATGGTTGAAGGACCAGACCACGCCAAAAAACCTGATGGCCATCGAGCGCCGTGAGTGGGGCAACTTCTACGGCACCCTGGTCAACGTCAAGCAGGATGGCAAGGTGATCGCCGAAGGCGAGGCTGCCTGGCCGGAGCTGCAAGCCCGTGTCGACCGCGTGAACAAGCTGGCTGCCCAGCTCAAGAGCCTGGAAAAAACCGACATCGGCGCGATCAACGCCGGGCTTGAGCGTATCCGCCTGCACGGTCGCAAACTGGAGCTGGAAGGCAAGCTCGACGCCGCCGCCCAGGCCGACATGGACGCCGACCGCGCTGAGCTGAATGCCCGTTACCAGGACATCGAAGCGCGCCTGACCGACCTGCACACCCAGTTCAACCGCGATGCCCTGACCGCCCGTGATGGCAACGGCAAGGAAATCGAAATCGGCATTGGCAAAGTGGTACACGCCTACCAGCCGAACGCCATGGGCACGATGACCAAGATCGGCTTCTATTTCAGCAAGGTCTGGGAATTCCTCAGCGATGACCCACGGGAAGCCAACACCGAAGGCGGGATTTTCCCGGCCATCTTCGGCACCGTGATGATGACCCTGATCATGGCGATGATCGTGACCCCGTTCGGCGTGCTGGCGGCGGTGTACCTGCGTGAATACGCCAAGCAGAACGCGCTGACCCGCATTATTCGTATCGCCGTGAACAACCTGGCTGGCGTACCGGCCATCGTCTACGGCGTGTTCGGCCTGGGCTTCTTCGTGTATGTATTGGGTGGCTCGGTTGACCGCCTGTTCTTCGCCGAAGCGTTGCCGGCGCCGACCTTCGGTACACCGGGGCTGTTGTGGGCGTCGCTGACCCTGGCGCTGCTGGCCGTGCCGGTGGTGATCGTGGCCACCGAAGAAGGCCTGGCGCGGATTCCTCGCACCGTGCGTGAAGGCTCCCTGGCGCTGGGCGCAACCAAGGCGGAAACGCTGTGGAAGATCGTGTTGCCGATGGCCAGCCCGGCGATGATGACCGGCATGATCCTCGCCGTGGCGCGTGCCGCCGGTGAAGTGGCGCCGCTGATGCTGGTAGGTGTCGTGAAGCTGGCGCCATCGCTGCCGCTGGACGGTAACTACCCGTACCTGCACTTGGACCAGAAGATCATGCACCTGGGCTTCCATATCTATGACGTCGGCTTCCAGAGCCCCAACGTCGAAGCCGCACGGCCATTGGTGTACGCCACCGCCTTGCTGCTGGTGCTGGTGATCGCCACGCTGAACTTGTCGGCGGTGTGGATTCGTAACCACCTGCGCGAAAAATACAAGGCGCTGGACAGCTAA